CCGCGAAGGGGAGACCGATGATGAGGAAGATCTCCAGCAGCATCCGCCAGGGGTCGAGCGAGACATCGCGCAACAGGGCGCTGGCGGTGGGATGCAGGGAAGCCCAGAACGTGATGCTGAGCGGCATCGCGAAGATGTAGATGAGGTTCCCGACCGCGGTGAGTGAGACCGAGAGCGCGACGTTGCCGCCGGCACGATGTGTCAGCACCTGCGAGATGTTGCCGGGCGGGCAGCACGCGACCAGGATCATCCCCAACGCCATCGACGGGGGGATGGGCAGCACGAGGGTCAGCAGGAACGTCGCGACGGGCAGCAGGAGCAGCTGCGCGAGGATCGCGATCACGAACGGCTTCGGGTGCTTCGCCACCACACGGAAGTCGCGTGGCGAGGTGTCGAGGGCGATGCCGAACATGATCAGCCCCAACACCACGTTCAGGATCGTCAACGTGCCGGGCGTGAACGACAGGACGACGTCGTCGATGTTCATGCCGAGGCCTCCAGTGCGCTCTTCTCGCGTCGCACCGCGCTGCGATAGGCGTCCTTGTTGACGTAGTACGCCATCCGGTCGAGGCCGAGGTAGTGATAGCCGCCGGAGGTGTCCGGCCACGCCGTGCCGGTTACGCGGTCGCGGAAGCGTGCGGCCCGCGCCGGGTCGTGCTCTGCGGCGTCGAGGTAGGTCGCGAGCAGATCGGCCTGTTCGTACCGGCCCTGCCAGCCGATCCCGGAGGCCTCGATCATGCCCATCACGTACAACCCGTTGAAGGAAGCGGGGAAGACGTTGAGGAACAACCGAGGCGACGCGCCGCGCCAGTGGAGGTGTTCGCGATCCACGAACGGATAGTCCAGGGTGTAGCCGGTCGCCAGCAGCACGAGGTCGTACTCGTCCGAACCCCCGTCGCGGAAGTGCACGGTCTTCCCGTCGAACCGATCGATGTCCGCACGGATGCGCAGATCGCCCTGCCCGAGGTGGTTGAGGATGAGGGTGTTCACGATCGGGTGAGATTCGTAGATGCGGTAGTCGGGCCGGGGGAATCCGAACCGCACGGGGTCTCCCGTGAACGCACGCAGCACGCGGCTGTCGACAGCCTGCTTGATCCGCGCCGGCAGGGGGCGCCCCTGGTTGAGGGTGTCGCTCGGCTTGCCGAACAGGTAGCGCGGCACGAAGTAGTACCCGCGGCGGACACTCATATCGATCGAGTCGGCATGATGCACGGCGTCCACCGCGATGTCGCAGCCGGAGTTGCCCGCGCCGATGAGCAGCACCCGCTTGCCCCGGAGCATCTCCGGGGATTTGTAGGCGCTGGTGTGCAGCAGCTCGCCGGTGAACTCGCCGCGGAACGAGGGCACGTTCGGTTCCGCGAGGGTGCCGTTCGCCAGCACGACCCCGGCATACCAACGGGTCTCCTCGCCGTCGGGGCCGCTGCTCGTGAGGTCCCACCCGCCGTCGCGCGGTTCGAGACGCGTGACCTTGGTCTCGAACCGGAACAGGTCGGTCAGCCCGAAGCGGTCGGCGTACTCCTGGAAGTACTCCTTCAGCACACGGTGGCCGGGGTAGTCGACCCGGGTGCGCATCGGGAACTCCGAGAACTCGGTCGTGGTGCGGGAGGAGATCAGGTGCGCCGACTCGTACATCGTGCTGCGCGGGTTCGTGATGTCCCACAGCCCGCCGACGCCGTGGGACGCCTCGTACCCGTCGACCCCGATACCGCGCCGGTGGAGCGCACGCGCCGCGGCCAACCCCGATGGTCCCGCCCCGATGACGGCATATCTGTTCATGATGCTCCCCGCACGTCGCTGTGCTCGAAAAACGCCCCCGTCCACCGATCGTATCCGGTGGGCGGGGGCGTCGAGATCCGTGGATCAGTCGGGCCGGAGGTGCTGCTGCCGGTCCACCACGGCGTCGCGCACGCGAGGGAACAGCGGGTGCTCGGGATCGAGTCCCGTCGTGCGTGTCGTGAACGCGGTGGCGTCCTCGGTGCGCAGCAGCGCCTGCAGTTCGACCGACTGCTCATCGGCGGGGTCATCGAACTCGAGCGCGGCGGCGACGGCGGCGACGAGCGCATCCGTCGGCAGGTCGCGTTCCGCAGCCATCGCGGCGGGTCCGATGAAGCGCTCGTGTCGCGAGATCTTGCGCAACGGCTGACGGCCGACGCGCTGCACGGTGTCGACGAGCGCGGGATTGCGGAAGCGGTCCAGGATGGTGGCCCGATAGGCGGCCAGGTCAGTGGGGTCGAGCCCGTGTTCGGCCACCAGGACTGCCGAGGTCTCCTCCAGCGCGGCCGAGACGCTCGAGGCGATCGCCGGGTCGGCCAGGGCATCCGAGATGCGCTCGATCCCCGCGCGTGCGCCGAAGTATGCGGTGGCGGCATGCCCCGTGTTCACGGTGAAGAGTTTGCGCTCGATGTACGGCGCCAGGTCGTCGACGAAGTGGGCACCGGGGATGTTCGGCAGCGCGCCGCCGAACGGGCCGGCCTCGATGGCCCACTCGTA
Above is a window of Microbacterium aurugineum DNA encoding:
- a CDS encoding bile acid:sodium symporter family protein, whose product is MNIDDVVLSFTPGTLTILNVVLGLIMFGIALDTSPRDFRVVAKHPKPFVIAILAQLLLLPVATFLLTLVLPIPPSMALGMILVACCPPGNISQVLTHRAGGNVALSVSLTAVGNLIYIFAMPLSITFWASLHPTASALLRDVSLDPWRMLLEIFLIIGLPFAAGLLLRAKVPGMSARVQPFVKWFSLIALLGFIVAALIGNWAIFVQVLGVILLVVAVHDAVALALGYGTAVVGGLGTRERKAMTFEVGIRNAGLGLGLVFLFFDGLGGMAVVAGWWGIWDIIAGLVLAGLWARHTRRRTGTATGDSSGRAPIEAA
- a CDS encoding mannitol-1-phosphate 5-dehydrogenase — translated: MKAVHFGAGNIGRGFVGLLLRQGGYEVVFSDVAHALVDAINATAEYTVHEAGPGGTDHVVTGFRAVNSRTDPATVAEEVASADVVTTAVGPTVLRFVAPSIVAGLALRSPDAAPLQVMACENAIGATDLLRREVVAAAGADADLLLARAVFANTAVDRIVPAQPADGGVDVTVEPYYEWAIEAGPFGGALPNIPGAHFVDDLAPYIERKLFTVNTGHAATAYFGARAGIERISDALADPAIASSVSAALEETSAVLVAEHGLDPTDLAAYRATILDRFRNPALVDTVQRVGRQPLRKISRHERFIGPAAMAAERDLPTDALVAAVAAALEFDDPADEQSVELQALLRTEDATAFTTRTTGLDPEHPLFPRVRDAVVDRQQHLRPD
- a CDS encoding flavin-containing monooxygenase, which translates into the protein MNRYAVIGAGPSGLAAARALHRRGIGVDGYEASHGVGGLWDITNPRSTMYESAHLISSRTTTEFSEFPMRTRVDYPGHRVLKEYFQEYADRFGLTDLFRFETKVTRLEPRDGGWDLTSSGPDGEETRWYAGVVLANGTLAEPNVPSFRGEFTGELLHTSAYKSPEMLRGKRVLLIGAGNSGCDIAVDAVHHADSIDMSVRRGYYFVPRYLFGKPSDTLNQGRPLPARIKQAVDSRVLRAFTGDPVRFGFPRPDYRIYESHPIVNTLILNHLGQGDLRIRADIDRFDGKTVHFRDGGSDEYDLVLLATGYTLDYPFVDREHLHWRGASPRLFLNVFPASFNGLYVMGMIEASGIGWQGRYEQADLLATYLDAAEHDPARAARFRDRVTGTAWPDTSGGYHYLGLDRMAYYVNKDAYRSAVRREKSALEASA